ggactcttgtgcGTTCCTCCATTCCCTtggccccgccattggcggccgtgtcttcagccactCAGAtctcaagttctggaattccctccctaaaatccCTGCACCCCTTCCTCctgtaagaccctccttaaaacccacctctttgattaagcttttagtcaccccatctaatatctcctcctttgacaCACGCTCTATTTGTTTCTGATTGTGCCTCTCTGAAATACTTTGaggacattttcctacgttagAGATGttgcataaatacaagttgttgttgttcatttcTATGAGTCAGAATCTGTCAGTGACGGAACATGTGGAACTCTGTGGATTAGTACCTGGATTTAATAATACTCCTTTTATACATGTCTTCATTGTATTGGGTGGGGATGATGGTTAACCATACGTGTTCTCACTTGATGGTACATGAAGTCAATGTGTCTTCTTCAtaatagtgtcagcttggctcagtaggtagcactcttactctgagtcagaatgtggtGGGTTTCAGCCCCAGTCcgggacttgagctcataatcccaggctgacgctccagtgcagtactgacggagtgctgtactgttggaggtgccgtctttcagatgaggcattaaaccgaggcatgGTCTGCCTCTTCCAATAGGTATTAAATATCCAACtaagctattcaaagaagaacaagtAGCTGTCCTGGTTTCCTGGTCTCCTGGTGTCCCAGTCTCCCGGTGTTCTGATGTCCTGGTCTCCCAGCGTCCTGGTCTCTTGGTCTCCTGGTCGCCTGGTGTCCCAGTCTCCTGGTCTCCTGGTCTCAAGGTCTTGCGGTGTTCCAGTGACCTGGTCCACTGGTGCACTGATGTCCTGGTCTCCCgttgtcctggtgtcctggtctccTGGTCTCCTGGTGTCCCGGTCTCCTGGTCTCCTGGTGTCCcggtctcctggtatcctggtatCCTGGTCGTATGGTCTCACGGTGTTCCAGTGTCCTGGTGCACTAGTGTCCtagtctcccggtgtcctggtctcccagtgccctggtctcccggtgtcctagcctcctggtgtcctggtctcccagtgtcctggtctcctggtatcctggtctCGTGGTCTCCCGATGTCCTAGTGTCCTGGTATCCCAGTATCCTGGTGTCCTGGTATCCCACGCTCCtggtctcctggtatcctggtatCCTGGTCTCATGGTCTCCTGGTGTTCCAGTGTCCTGGTGCACTGGTGCACTGGTGTCCTGGTGTCCTGATCTCCtggtctcctggtgtcctggtctcccagtgtcctggtctccAGGTATCCTGGTCTCGTGGTTTCCCgatgtcccagtgtcctggtattggtatcccagtgtcctggtgtcctggtaTCCCATGCTCCTGGACTCCTGGTATTCCGGTGTCCTGATCTCCCAGTATCCTGATCTCCTAGTCTCCTGGTGTCCCGATGTCCTGGTATTCCAATCTCCTGGTCTCCTGCTATTCTGGTGTCCTGATCTCCcggtctcccggtgtcctggtatTCCAATCTCCTGGTCTCCTGGTATTTCAGTGTCCtggtctcctggtatcctggtctCGTGGTTTCCCgatgtcccagtgtcctggtattggtatcccagtgtcctggtgtcctggtaTCCCATGCTCCTGGTCTCCTGGTATTCCGGTGTCCTGATCTCCCAGTATCCTGATCTCCcagtctcccggtgtcctggtatTCCAATCTCCTGGTCTCCTGGTATTCCGGTGTCTAGTTCTCCCagtttcccggtgtcctggtatTCCAATCTCATGGTCTCCTGGTATTCTGGTGTCCTGAtccccgggtgtcctggccaacattcctctctcaaccaacatcattaaaaacaggaaAACTGGTCAATCTCATtgctcttgctgtgcgcaaaattctGCATTTGTCTCCCTAACGGACACTACATTTCAAAGCAATCCAGTGGCTGGAAGTACTTGATGATGTTTGTGACAGATGCAATGCCagataaattacatagaatttacagcacagaaacaggccattcggcccaactggtctgtgctggtgtttatgctccacacgagcctcctccctccctacttcatctcaccctatcaacatgaccttctattctttctccctcatgtgtttatccagcttcccctccaatgtatctacactattcgcctcaactactccatgtgatagcgagttccacattctcaccactctccaggtaaagaagtttctcctgaattccttattggattttttagtgactatcttatatttatggccccttgctCCCccacctctatcaggttacctttGAGTCTTCtcgtttctagagaaaagagccctttcACGTATTTATTGGTCAGGTTTATTTTTAAACAATGTGTTATTGGAAAATTTGTTTTTGCAAAGGGGACTCCTCCCACAGGGTGTTACATTTTGTGGCCCATGACATCTGACTGACAGACGCACCACCTCTGGAGGTTGGCACAAGCCATAGGCCTCAAAGCCTACTCATTGCTTTATTGCATCAGCtataacatatatatatacatatacgaatatccaaaactctgctgaccgtACCCTAACgcacaccaaatcccgttcacccacaaccctgagctcgctgacctacactgactcccggttcagcaaggcctcaagtttaaaattctcatccttgttttcaaatccctccatggcctcgccctccctatctctgtaacctcctccagccctacgaccctccgagatctctgcgctcctccaattctggcctcttgcacatccccgattttcatcgtcccaccattggcggccgtgccttcagcagcctaggccccaagctctggaattccctccctaaacctcttcacctctctctcctcctttaagacgctcctcaaaacctacctctttgaccaagcttttggtcacctgtcctaatatcgccttatgtggcttggtggcaatttttgtttgataatcgctcccgtgaagcaccttggggcgttttactatgttaaaggcgctatataaatgcaagttgttgtttttgttgtttttttttgttgttgttgttgccattGGGACTCTAAATGCAGCTGAGCCACcaaacaggaccttggtttaacgtctcattggaaggacaacacctctgacagtgcagcactccttcagcgcCGCACCGGACTGCAACCTAGATTATGAGCCCAAGTTCTGgcatgggccttgaacccacaatgcATAGCAGCTACATCCAAGCCTGCCCTAATCTCCTTACATTGCTCATAGTCTCAATTAATATTTCTCCAGCATTCCTCAACTAATACTTCCTCGCCCctactcaccccccacccccactcctcatCTATGGGCTGTCGGTCCACCAGAAACAGCAAGGCTCACCTCAGCAGCTTCATCCCAGCACGATTGATCCCAGTACAGTTCATCCCAGCACGATTCATCCCAGCACGATTGATCCCAGCACAGTTCATCCCAGCACGATTCATCCCAGCACGATTGATCCCAGCACGGTTCATCCCAGCACAGTTCATCCCAGCACGATTCATCCCAGCACGGTTCGTCCCAGCACGATTCATCCCAGCACGATTCATCCCAGCACGGTTCATCCCAGCACGATTCATCCCAGCGCAGTTCATCCCAGCACGATTCATCCCTGCACGGTACATCCCAGCACGATTCATACCAGCACGGTTCATCCCAGCACAGTTCATCCCAGCACGATTCATCCCAGCACGATTCATCCCAGCACGATTCATCCCAGCACAGTTCATCCCAGCACGATTCATCCCAGCACGATTCATCCCAGCACAGTTCATCCCAGCACGATTCATCCCAGCACGGTTCATCCCAGCACGATTCATCCCAGCACGATTCATCCCAGCACGGTTCATCCCAGCACGGTACATCCCAGCACGGTTCATCCCAGCACGGTTCATCCCCAAACAGTTCATCCCAGCACGATTCATCCCAGCACGGTTCATCCCAGCACGATTCATCCCAGCACGGTTCACCCCAGCACGGTTCATCCCAGCACGGTTCATCCCAGCACGATTCATCCCAGCACGGTTCATCCCAGCACGGTACATCCCCGCACGATTCACCCCAGCACGGTTCATCCCAGCACAGTTCATCCCAGCACGGTTCATCCCAGCACTATTCATCCCAGCACGGTTCATCCCAGCATGATTCATCCCAGCGCAGTTCATCCCAGCACGATTCATCCCAGCACAGTTCATCCCAGCTCGATTCATCCCAGCTCGATTCATCCCAGCTCGATTCATCCCAGCACAGTTCATCCCAGCGCAGTTCATCCCCGCACGGTACATCCCCGCACGATTCATCCCAGCACGATTCATCCCAGCACGATTCATCCCAGCACAGTTCATCCCAGCACGATTCATCCCAGCACGATTCATCCCAGCACAGTTCATCCCAGCACATTCACTAATGGCCTCTCCTACCCCTTTCCTGACTGTCTGCTCTCATCACCTCCCACACTTCCTGGCTCAAATGCGCCTGTTGTACATTTGAATCTTGGTGAGGGCGGGTCACATCAGATTGTGACTCACCTGTGCTTGTTTGTTGCTGTTCCAGGTAATCCCTTGTAAAGTTAGCCCTCAAGATACCAATTAGAACTGTGCTGGGATGAACTGTGCTGGGATGAACCGTGCTGGGGTGAACTGTGCTGGAATGAACCGTGCTGGGGTGAACTGTGCTG
This genomic stretch from Heptranchias perlo isolate sHepPer1 chromosome 41, sHepPer1.hap1, whole genome shotgun sequence harbors:
- the LOC137305871 gene encoding dentin sialophosphoprotein-like, which codes for MVSCSSQHDSSQHGSSQHDSSQHDSSQHGSSQHDSSQRSSSQHDSSLHGTSQHDSYQHGSSQHSSSQHDSSQHDSSQHDSSQHSSSQHDSSQHDSSQHSSSQHDSSQHGSSQHDSSQHDSSQHGSSQHGTSQHGSSQHGSSPNSSSQHDSSQHGSSQHDSSQHGSPQHGSSQHGSSQHDSSQHGSSQHGTSPHDSPQHGSSQHSSSQHGSSQHYSSQHGSSQHDSSQRSSSQHDSSQHSSSQLDSSQLDSSQLDSSQHSSSQRSSSPHGTSPHDSSQHDSSQHDSSQHSSSQHDSSQHDSSQHSSSQHIH